A window from Gallus gallus isolate bGalGal1 chromosome 5, bGalGal1.mat.broiler.GRCg7b, whole genome shotgun sequence encodes these proteins:
- the ADSS1 gene encoding adenylosuccinate synthetase isozyme 1 isoform X1: MSGTRASNDRTSHPGGGLKRARSEPGGNKVTVVLGAQWGDEGKGKVVDLLATESDIVCRCQGGNNAGHTVVVDGKEYDFHLFPSGIINPKAISFIGNGVVIHLPGLFEEAEKNEKKGLKDWEKRLIISDRAHIVFDFHQAVDGLQEVQRQAQEGKNIGTTKKGIGPTYSSKAARTGLRICDLLSDFDEFSSRFKNLAQQYKSMFPTLDIDIEGQLKKLKGYAEKIRPMVRDGVYFMYEALHGSPKKILVEGANAALLDIDFGTYPFVTSSNCTVGGVCTGLGVPPQHVGDVYGVVKAYTTRVGIGAFPTEQINEIGDLLQSRGHEWGVTTGRKRRCGWLDLVILKYAHMINGFTALALTKLDILDVLDEIKIGVAYKLGGKRIPYFPANQEILQKVEVEYETMPGWKTDTTGARKWEDLPPKAQNYIRCVENHVGVPVKWVGVGKSRESMIQLF, encoded by the exons ATGTCGGGCACCCGGGCGTCCAACGACCGCACCAGCCACCCCGGCGGCGGGCTGAAGCGGGCGCGCAGCGAGCCGGGCGGTAACAAAGTGACGGTGGTGCTGGGGGCGCAGTGGGGGGACGAAGGCAAGGGGAAGGTGGTGGACCTGCTGGCCACCGAGTCGGACATCGTGTGCCGCTGCCAG ggTGGGAACAACGCAGGTCATACTGTGGTTGTCGATGGGAAAGAATATGATTTCCACCTGTTCCCTAGTGGCATTATTAATCCAAAGGCAATTTCTTTTATCG GTAATGGAGTGGTTATACATTTACCAGGCCTGTTTGAAGAAgctgaaaagaatgaaaagaaag gTTTAAAAGACTGGGAGAAAAGACTGATCATATCAGACAGAGCGCATATAG TGTTTGACTTTCACCAGGCAGTAGATGGGCTCCAAGAAGTGCAACGTCAAgcccaagaaggaaaaaa TATTGGCACGACGAAGAAAGGGATTGGACCAACGTACTCTTCCAAAGCTGCACGAACAGGTCTTCGAATCTGTGACCTCCTTTCTGACTTTGATGAATTTTCTTCAAG atttAAAAATCTGGCACAACAGTACAAGTCAATGTTTCCAACATTGGATATAGATATAGAGGGACAACTGAAAAAGCTAAAG GGATATGCTGAAAAAATAAGACCCATGGTTCGAGATGGTGTGTATTTTATGTATGAAGCTCTTCATGGCTCTCCGAAGAAGATCCTTGTTGAAGGAGCCAATGCAGCATTACTTGATATTGACTTTG GCACATACCCTTTTGTGACTTCATCAAACTGCACTGTGGGTGGTGTATGCACTGGACTTGGTGTTCCTCCCCAGCACGTTGGTGATGTGTATGGTGTTGTGAAGGCATATACTACTCGAGTGGGAATTGGAGCCTTCCCCACTGAGCAGATTAAT GAAATTGGAGATCTTTTACAGTCCCGTGGCCACGAATGGGGAGTAACTACAGGCAGAAAGAGGCGCTGTGGCTGGTTAGATCTTGTCATTTTGAAATATGCTCATATGATCAACGGATTCACTGC CTTGGCATTAACAAAGCTGGATATTCTTGATGTCCTTGATGAGATTAAAATTGGTGTTGCTTACAAATTGGGTGGAAAAAGAATTCCGTATTTTCCAG CTAATCAGGAGATACTGCAGAAGGTGGAAGTGGAGTATGAAACAATGCCTGGGTGGAAGACTGACACAACTGGTGCACGAAAATGGGAGGACCTTCCTCCCAAGGCCCAGAATTACATTCGATGTGTGGAAAACCATGTTGGAGTGCCAG tcAAATGGGTCGGAGTTGGAAAATCAAGAGAGTCAATGATCCAGCTGTTTTAA
- the ADSS1 gene encoding adenylosuccinate synthetase isozyme 1 isoform X2, which yields MLTASLKDWEKRLIISDRAHIVFDFHQAVDGLQEVQRQAQEGKNIGTTKKGIGPTYSSKAARTGLRICDLLSDFDEFSSRFKNLAQQYKSMFPTLDIDIEGQLKKLKGYAEKIRPMVRDGVYFMYEALHGSPKKILVEGANAALLDIDFGTYPFVTSSNCTVGGVCTGLGVPPQHVGDVYGVVKAYTTRVGIGAFPTEQINEIGDLLQSRGHEWGVTTGRKRRCGWLDLVILKYAHMINGFTALALTKLDILDVLDEIKIGVAYKLGGKRIPYFPANQEILQKVEVEYETMPGWKTDTTGARKWEDLPPKAQNYIRCVENHVGVPVKWVGVGKSRESMIQLF from the exons ATGCTGACAGCTA gTTTAAAAGACTGGGAGAAAAGACTGATCATATCAGACAGAGCGCATATAG TGTTTGACTTTCACCAGGCAGTAGATGGGCTCCAAGAAGTGCAACGTCAAgcccaagaaggaaaaaa TATTGGCACGACGAAGAAAGGGATTGGACCAACGTACTCTTCCAAAGCTGCACGAACAGGTCTTCGAATCTGTGACCTCCTTTCTGACTTTGATGAATTTTCTTCAAG atttAAAAATCTGGCACAACAGTACAAGTCAATGTTTCCAACATTGGATATAGATATAGAGGGACAACTGAAAAAGCTAAAG GGATATGCTGAAAAAATAAGACCCATGGTTCGAGATGGTGTGTATTTTATGTATGAAGCTCTTCATGGCTCTCCGAAGAAGATCCTTGTTGAAGGAGCCAATGCAGCATTACTTGATATTGACTTTG GCACATACCCTTTTGTGACTTCATCAAACTGCACTGTGGGTGGTGTATGCACTGGACTTGGTGTTCCTCCCCAGCACGTTGGTGATGTGTATGGTGTTGTGAAGGCATATACTACTCGAGTGGGAATTGGAGCCTTCCCCACTGAGCAGATTAAT GAAATTGGAGATCTTTTACAGTCCCGTGGCCACGAATGGGGAGTAACTACAGGCAGAAAGAGGCGCTGTGGCTGGTTAGATCTTGTCATTTTGAAATATGCTCATATGATCAACGGATTCACTGC CTTGGCATTAACAAAGCTGGATATTCTTGATGTCCTTGATGAGATTAAAATTGGTGTTGCTTACAAATTGGGTGGAAAAAGAATTCCGTATTTTCCAG CTAATCAGGAGATACTGCAGAAGGTGGAAGTGGAGTATGAAACAATGCCTGGGTGGAAGACTGACACAACTGGTGCACGAAAATGGGAGGACCTTCCTCCCAAGGCCCAGAATTACATTCGATGTGTGGAAAACCATGTTGGAGTGCCAG tcAAATGGGTCGGAGTTGGAAAATCAAGAGAGTCAATGATCCAGCTGTTTTAA
- the ADSS1 gene encoding adenylosuccinate synthetase isozyme 1 isoform X3 — MFPTLDIDIEGQLKKLKGYAEKIRPMVRDGVYFMYEALHGSPKKILVEGANAALLDIDFGTYPFVTSSNCTVGGVCTGLGVPPQHVGDVYGVVKAYTTRVGIGAFPTEQINEIGDLLQSRGHEWGVTTGRKRRCGWLDLVILKYAHMINGFTALALTKLDILDVLDEIKIGVAYKLGGKRIPYFPANQEILQKVEVEYETMPGWKTDTTGARKWEDLPPKAQNYIRCVENHVGVPVKWVGVGKSRESMIQLF; from the exons ATGTTTCCAACATTGGATATAGATATAGAGGGACAACTGAAAAAGCTAAAG GGATATGCTGAAAAAATAAGACCCATGGTTCGAGATGGTGTGTATTTTATGTATGAAGCTCTTCATGGCTCTCCGAAGAAGATCCTTGTTGAAGGAGCCAATGCAGCATTACTTGATATTGACTTTG GCACATACCCTTTTGTGACTTCATCAAACTGCACTGTGGGTGGTGTATGCACTGGACTTGGTGTTCCTCCCCAGCACGTTGGTGATGTGTATGGTGTTGTGAAGGCATATACTACTCGAGTGGGAATTGGAGCCTTCCCCACTGAGCAGATTAAT GAAATTGGAGATCTTTTACAGTCCCGTGGCCACGAATGGGGAGTAACTACAGGCAGAAAGAGGCGCTGTGGCTGGTTAGATCTTGTCATTTTGAAATATGCTCATATGATCAACGGATTCACTGC CTTGGCATTAACAAAGCTGGATATTCTTGATGTCCTTGATGAGATTAAAATTGGTGTTGCTTACAAATTGGGTGGAAAAAGAATTCCGTATTTTCCAG CTAATCAGGAGATACTGCAGAAGGTGGAAGTGGAGTATGAAACAATGCCTGGGTGGAAGACTGACACAACTGGTGCACGAAAATGGGAGGACCTTCCTCCCAAGGCCCAGAATTACATTCGATGTGTGGAAAACCATGTTGGAGTGCCAG tcAAATGGGTCGGAGTTGGAAAATCAAGAGAGTCAATGATCCAGCTGTTTTAA